CCGCGCAAAAGGCCGGTTATCGGGGCATCGTGGTCCCGGCGGATAATGGAATGGAAGCCTCTGTGGTATCGGGTCTAAGCGTGTACCCGGTCCGCACCCTGAGCCAGGTGGTGGATTTTCTCAGGGGTTTTGGCTCTATTCTTCCTCAAAAGACCGATGTGAAGACGCTTTTCGATACCGAGGATCGTTCCGGGACCGATTTTTCCGAAGTGTTGGGGCAGGAGCATGCCAAGCGTGCCCTGGAAATTGCCGCCGCCGGCGGTCACAACGTGTTGATGGTGGGCCCGCCCGGTTCCGGCAAGACCATGCTGGCCAGGCGAATTTCAACAATCCTGCCGCCCATGTCCTTTGAAGAAGCCATCGAAACCACAAAAATTTTCAGTGTGGTCGGATTACTGAACCGAAAACAACCCCTGGTGACCCGACGCCCTTTTCGCGCCCCCCACCACACGGTCTCGGACGCGGGCCTGATTGGAGGCGGTCATATTCCCAGGCCCGGAGAGGTGAGCCTGGCGCACAACGGGGTTCTGTTTCTGGACGAACTTCCCGAATACAAAAAGAATGTTCTCGAGGTGCTGCGGCAGCCGCTGGAAGACCTTCAGGTGACCATATCCCGGGCCGCCACCAGCTTGACCTATCCGTCCAGTTTTATGCTTATCGCCGCAATGAATCCCTGCCCCTGCGGGTATTTCACGGACCCGCGGCATGCATGCCGGTGTACGGCCCATCAGATCCACCGCTACCGCTCCAAGATCTCCGGGCCGCTTTTAGATCGCATCGATATGCACGTAGAGGTGCCGGCCGTACCCCAAAAGGATTTGATGGCGGACCCCAATGCGGAAACCTCGGGCAGCATCCGGCAGAGGGTGATGGCCGCCCGGCAGATCCAGAACCGGCGATTCAAACGCACCAAAATATACAGCAACGCCCAGATGGCCAGCCGCCACATCCGCTCTTACTGCCGCATCGGTGACGATGCCGGCGACGTCCTGGAGTCGGCCATTGACCGCCTTGGTCTTTCGGCCCGGGCCTACAATCGAATCTTAAAGATCTCCCGGACCATTGCCGACCTGGAAGACGCAGCCGATATCCAGGTCCACCACGTGACCGAGGCCATTCAATACCGCAGTCTGGATCGGCCCCAGCAGAATTTATAGCCGCTGTCCACCTCGCCCCCATGCCGCGCATTCCTGTCAAAACGCCACCGACGTCCCGGTACCGATTTCAAAGACCCGGCCCGGCAGCCTGTTCTCCAGAAAGCCAATGGCGGCCTTTCCGGTGCAATGGCAGGGATACACTTTTTTTACCGAAAAGGTGTTCAGGATATCGACGGCTTCTTCGAGGCGGATTTTGGATGCGGTGAGCAGGTGCAGCCCGCCCACCACGGAAAAAATGCTGTCGATCCCCAGCAGATCCCGGATGTGTTGCAACGTGTTGGCCAAGCCGCTGTGGCAGCACCCCAAGATGACGACCGGACCGTTTTCGGACGTAAGTACCAGGCACGCGTCATCCGCCACATGATCGGGGTGCGCGCCGGCCAAGTCGAAAAAGTA
This window of the uncultured Desulfosarcina sp. genome carries:
- a CDS encoding YifB family Mg chelatase-like AAA ATPase translates to MLARVLSSAVIGIDAYLVEVEVDIAQGLPTFTTVGLPEAAVKESRERVKSAISNSGYTFPADRITVNLAPANIKKEGTGFDLPIALGILGATGILPEKAIDGYLFLGELSLDGRVKPVNGSLPMAIAAQKAGYRGIVVPADNGMEASVVSGLSVYPVRTLSQVVDFLRGFGSILPQKTDVKTLFDTEDRSGTDFSEVLGQEHAKRALEIAAAGGHNVLMVGPPGSGKTMLARRISTILPPMSFEEAIETTKIFSVVGLLNRKQPLVTRRPFRAPHHTVSDAGLIGGGHIPRPGEVSLAHNGVLFLDELPEYKKNVLEVLRQPLEDLQVTISRAATSLTYPSSFMLIAAMNPCPCGYFTDPRHACRCTAHQIHRYRSKISGPLLDRIDMHVEVPAVPQKDLMADPNAETSGSIRQRVMAARQIQNRRFKRTKIYSNAQMASRHIRSYCRIGDDAGDVLESAIDRLGLSARAYNRILKISRTIADLEDAADIQVHHVTEAIQYRSLDRPQQNL